Below is a genomic region from Granulicella sp. L56.
TCTCCCGCCACACCACCCCGGTGCAGATCCTCACTGCCATGGTGCATCGCTTTCGCCGGGCCAGCGCTCAGCTCGGCCTCAGCGGAGATGTGCAACAGACCGTTACCATGGCCTCGCTGGTCGAGAAAGAGGTCAACCAGGACACGGAGCGCCCGCTGGTCGCCGGAGTCTTCCTCAATCGCCTCGCGAAAGGAATGCCGCTCGCCACCGATCCCACGGTCATCTATGCGGCGCTGCTCGATGGCCGCTGGAGCGGCGTCATCCACGCCTCCGACCTGCAGGCCGACTCGCCCTACAACACTTACAAGCACACAGGGCTACCGCCCGGCCCCATCTGTAATCCCGGCATGGCATCCCTGCGCGCGGCCATGTCTCCGGCAAAGACCGACTACCTTTATTTTGTGAGCGATGCCGCTGGCCACAGCCGCTTCTCTACCGACTTGAAAGAACATGCAGCCCAGGTACAGGCCTATCGGGAGGCACAAAAGGCCCAGACTCCCTGACCGAGTCCCGGCTATACAAAAAGAAACGCAAAGGCGCTCCGCAACATCCAATCCGATGAATAGAGAAAATCACCCCCACGCACTCGCAAAGGTACCTCCTGCCTGCGTTTGTGCGTTCTCGGACAGATATACTTGAAGTTTGTGCCCATGAGTTTAAAAAAGACGGTAGCGGTGGGATTGATTAGCCTGGTTCCGGCGCTGACCGGATGCCTGACGCATACCCGCATCGTGCCCCGAACTCACCTCGCCGAGATGGTGATCGGCACCTCCCTCGACCAGTTGGTCCATCAGATCAATACCCAGTACGACGCCATCAACACCTTCAAGGCCTCGGTCGAGATCACCGCAACCACAGGTGGCTCGTTGCAGGGCCAGGTCACCGAGCATCCCAGCTTCAGCGGTTATATCTTCATGCGCAAGCCCGAAGACCTGCGCGTCATCCTGCTCCTCCCCGTCCTGCGCAACCAGGCGATGGACATGGTGAGCGACGGGAAGACCTGGAAGCTGTGGATTCCCCCCAGAAATCGCGCCATGGATGGCACCAGCCAGGTGACCACCCCCTCGAAGAATGGTCTTGAGAACCTTCGCCCCGCAGTTATCTTTAACTCCCTGTTTATTCGCGGCCTGGACCCTGACGAGATCACCTCGCTCACCACCGATATTCGTATTGTGCAGGACCCGAAGAAGAAGAAAGACCTGATCGAAGAGCCCGACTACGAGCTACAGATCCTGTCGCAGCCCCAGGGCCAGACGGCGCACATTCATCGCGTCATCCACATCAGCCGCATCGATTTGGAGCCGTTCCAGCAGGACATCTACGATGCGGACGGCAAGGTCGTCACCCAGGCCATCTACAGCAATTACCAGAAGTACGGCGACATCTCGTTCCCGTCGAAGATCGTCATCACGCGGCCTCTGGATCAGTACAGCCTGACCGTCACCATCACCAAGCTGACGCTAAACCAGCCGCTCGACAACGACCAGTTCGAGATGAAGATCCCCGACAACGTCCCCGTCCAGCACATGAACTAGGCATCATCGACCGGACAGCAAGCGAGCGTCATCTCCACCGCCGCGAGAAAAAGCACGTCATCATCAACCGCAGCAGCAAAAAGCACGTCATCTCGACCGAAGGCGGCGCTTTTGCCGCCGCAGTGGAGAGACCCCTGTATTTCGCCGTTGCGCTTGCCTGTTTTTTCATCCAGATACATGGCAAGTTTGCTCATCCCGGAGTACGTTGAAGGGGAGGATTTTTCATGCTGTCGATGCGTGCACTTCTCTCCGGGGCCATGTTGTTGGGCGTTCTATCTTTTCAGGCAGCAGAGGCACAAAGCGCTGCCTCGCAAAACCAGCCATCGGCCAGCGACGTTCCCACATTGCACGTCACCTCGCGGCTGGTCTTTCTCGACGTCACCGTTCTGGACGCGAAGGGCCATCCCGTCGTGAAGGGGCTCACCCAGGACGACTTCTCCATCACGCAGGACAAAAAGCCGCAAAAGATCTTTTCCTTCGAGGCCCCCGACGCCCATGTGGCGGCAGGCGATGCCGCAGACGACAACCCCGCAGGCAAGGCCCCCGTCACCATCTTTGTGCTCGACCAGTTGAACTCCACCTTCGAGCAGATGGCCTATATCCGCTACTGCGTGCAGCAGTATCTGGCGAAGGAGCCGAAGCAGCTAAAGGCACCGGCCGAGGTGATGGTACTGGGCAACGAGTCGCTGGAGATGGCGCAGGGTTATACCCGCGACAAGCGGGAGCTGCTCTCGGCGGTAGAACATGTTCCGGCAGCGATCCCCTATAAGCTGAATCCTTCCTTCTTCACCGAGCGGTTTCTCCAGTCGATCAATGGGCTGCGTCAGATCGCGCTTGAGAACAGCGGCATCCCCGGACGAAAGAACATCGTCTGGATCGGGCACGGCGGCCCCAGCCTCTACACCTCCTTCCTCGACGGCACCACGGCCGACAAGGTCACCGCCTATGTTCACAAGACTGCGAACATGCTGGTGAATGCGCGCATGAGCCTGTTTCTCATCTATCCGGGGCTGGAGGTCGCGCCCTACCGCACCTTCTCCAGAAGCGCGAGCGCATCCGAGGAGGAGATCGGCGACGACGACCCCTTCTCGGGCGACGTGAACTTCGGCATCTTCGTGAATGAGACCGGCGGCAGACTCTTCTATAACCGCAACGATCTCGACCAGCTCATCCGCACCTCGGTCGAGCTGGGCTCGCACTACTACACGCTTACCTACCAGCCGCCCGAGGACATTGCGAACGGAAAATTTCTCCGCGTCCGTGTCACCATGCGCAATCCCGCCCTGCAAGCACTCACCAAGGCAGGCTACTTTTCGCCGGACAAGGGCCAGCCCACCGATCCGCGGCTCGACGCTCTCTACAACATCGCCGAAGCCGTACAGACCAACGTGCCGTTTGCGGGCCTCGATATAGGGGTGGAGAACATCGTGCGCCATAGCGATACCAACTCAGCCGAGTTCACGGTGAATGTGAACATGAAGAACGCGGACTGGAAGCCCGGTACCGATGGAAAGAGCGCGGTCGACATAGGGTTCGCCGGGGCGAGCCTGTCCAGTCGGCACCTTGTGCTGGCTTCAAAGACCGAGGCCTTCAGCCTGACCAACCCCTCGCAGGACCCCGATCATCTGAAGGCGCTGCAGGCGCACCTTACGATGACTCTTCGCGTGCCACGCAACACAAAATCGGTGCGGCTGGTGGTCGGCTCGCTGCTCGGCGGACGCATCGGCTCGGTGGACGTAGACCGCAAGATGATCGACACCGCGCCCGACCTGCCCACACCGGAGCCGAAGCTGCTGCCGCAACCAGCCAAACGGCCGCCGCAATAGGCAAGACTTTACTGAGGTGGGTCTGAATGCTCCGTCTTCGGCACCACATGCAGCGCCTTGCCTACATGCTTCGCCGACGTGCCGAGCGCATGGCCCGTCTTGCGATAGCTCTTCTGCAACGCATTGCCGGTCGAATCTTCCGCCACCGAGATCGCAGCATCGGTCGAATCGCCCGCGCCTGAAATCGCATTCGTCGTATTGCGGCCGCTCTGCGCAAGCGCTCCTTCGGTCGAGCTGCTGATGGCGATGATGCCCTGCACCGGATGTCTCCCCGCACGGAACCACGCAATGTCCGTCTCCGGCAGCCGGTTGAGCCGCGCCACGGCAGCCTCGGGAAAGTTCGTGGTCTCCATCTTTCCTGCGAGCGGCCACAGGCTCGACGAGATGAACAAGGCGCTATTCATAGGGTGTCCCGGCTCGCCCAGGTTGATCAGCTTGCCCTGCCCCAGTGGCTTCATCTCCTCGCATCGGTCCGCGCCGCATCCCCGCTGGCAGAGCGTCGAATTCAAATACGACGCATGTTTGCCGGGAGAGACCCACACCCTCGCTCCCCGATCTTCCGCCTTCAGCGTCGAGGCCCGGGCAATCTGGCTCACATCGCACACCGTGTTCTCATGCGCCGCCGCATACCAGTACATCGCCGTCCACTTTGCCGAAGCCGGATCGCCGTCCGAAGAGCGTACCAGCACCGCGACATGCTCTGCATCCAGCGGATGGGGATGCTCGCCGCAGTCCAGCTTCCACAGATGGTAGAAGTGAATCTCGACCAGCGGCTCATCCGCGCCCACTCCCCTCACAGATCCCTTCGCCGGAAAGACCTCGCCGTAGATCGTCCTGTTCTCCGCCTTCACTATCGGCCTGACGCTGCCCGGTCGAAACTCCGCAGGCACATCCGAGCAGTCATGCCGCCCAATCATGAACGTCGGAGCGAATTGCACCAGCAAAGACTGCTCCAGAGCGTCGCTCAGGCCATCGTGATCGGAGTCAATTTGGGACGAAGCATGTCTCTGCGCAGGCAAATAACCGGCAAACCCTAAAAGAAACAGCACAATGACCCATCGCAAAACAGAATGTCTCATCAACTTTTAGATGCACCTCAAGTCGGCGCTCAAC
It encodes:
- the mltG gene encoding endolytic transglycosylase MltG, whose protein sequence is MKFLGTLLLLILIAVGLTGYVIYTPFGPQTETFVDIAPGTGTPAIAAELQANGIIRNRYAFDFLHLRKHGTLKAGEYRFDHAAPMTEVYARIVRGDIYTIALKIPEGYNIFDIAQAVANAGLGSRDAFLAAERQHTELIAWLPPTGTQPQSLEGYLFPDTYSFSRHTTPVQILTAMVHRFRRASAQLGLSGDVQQTVTMASLVEKEVNQDTERPLVAGVFLNRLAKGMPLATDPTVIYAALLDGRWSGVIHASDLQADSPYNTYKHTGLPPGPICNPGMASLRAAMSPAKTDYLYFVSDAAGHSRFSTDLKEHAAQVQAYREAQKAQTP
- a CDS encoding DUF4292 domain-containing protein, with the translated sequence MSLKKTVAVGLISLVPALTGCLTHTRIVPRTHLAEMVIGTSLDQLVHQINTQYDAINTFKASVEITATTGGSLQGQVTEHPSFSGYIFMRKPEDLRVILLLPVLRNQAMDMVSDGKTWKLWIPPRNRAMDGTSQVTTPSKNGLENLRPAVIFNSLFIRGLDPDEITSLTTDIRIVQDPKKKKDLIEEPDYELQILSQPQGQTAHIHRVIHISRIDLEPFQQDIYDADGKVVTQAIYSNYQKYGDISFPSKIVITRPLDQYSLTVTITKLTLNQPLDNDQFEMKIPDNVPVQHMN
- a CDS encoding VWA domain-containing protein is translated as MLSMRALLSGAMLLGVLSFQAAEAQSAASQNQPSASDVPTLHVTSRLVFLDVTVLDAKGHPVVKGLTQDDFSITQDKKPQKIFSFEAPDAHVAAGDAADDNPAGKAPVTIFVLDQLNSTFEQMAYIRYCVQQYLAKEPKQLKAPAEVMVLGNESLEMAQGYTRDKRELLSAVEHVPAAIPYKLNPSFFTERFLQSINGLRQIALENSGIPGRKNIVWIGHGGPSLYTSFLDGTTADKVTAYVHKTANMLVNARMSLFLIYPGLEVAPYRTFSRSASASEEEIGDDDPFSGDVNFGIFVNETGGRLFYNRNDLDQLIRTSVELGSHYYTLTYQPPEDIANGKFLRVRVTMRNPALQALTKAGYFSPDKGQPTDPRLDALYNIAEAVQTNVPFAGLDIGVENIVRHSDTNSAEFTVNVNMKNADWKPGTDGKSAVDIGFAGASLSSRHLVLASKTEAFSLTNPSQDPDHLKALQAHLTMTLRVPRNTKSVRLVVGSLLGGRIGSVDVDRKMIDTAPDLPTPEPKLLPQPAKRPPQ